In Acidaminococcales bacterium, the genomic window CTTGTTTCCATCGTCACGCCCGCACGCGACAGCGGGCTTTATATAGCGGAAACTATAGAATCCGTGCTGGCGCAGACTTATCCGGCGTGGGAGATGCTGATCGTTGACGACGGGTCCGCCGACGACACGGCGGATATCGCGCGCAAATACGCCGCCGCAGACCGCCGCGTGAGGCTCATCGCCCTGCCCGCGAACGTTGGCGCCGCGGCGGCGAGAAATATTGGCATCCGAGCCGCGCGGGGCCGGTTCGTCGCTTTTTTGGACAGCGACGATCTGTGGCTGGCCGAAAAGTTGCGCGCGCAAGTAAAATTCATGACAGAAAATAGCGTAGCTTTCTCTTATACTTCTTATCGGCGGTTTGGGGCCATTGTGGGGCGCCTGGTCGCCGCGCCGGAGAAAACCAATTACAAAAGCCTGCTCAAGGGCAACGCCATAGCCTGCTCGACGGTAATGATTGACCGCGGCGCCATTGAAGACGTTTATATGCCGGAAAAGGCGGCGCACGAAGATTATATAACCTGGCTCAGGCTATTGAAAGAAGGGCGCGTGGCTTACGGCCTGCGGAAATACTTGGCTATGTACAGGGAGCGCGCGGGTTCCTTGTCCGGCGACAAACTGAAAAGCGCCCGGGCGGCCTGGAAAGTCTACCGAGAGGCGGAAAACCTGCCCTTTTGCGCGGCGGCATACTATTTTTGCCATTACGCGGCCAAAGGGTTCTTAAAACATTATTGGCCTTATTGTCCATGAGGCCGGGAAAAGGGCTTGGCTTGGCGTAACCGGATAAATATGGCGGGCAATTGAACTTGCAAATTACGATTGGCCATGAGGCCGCAAAAAAACAATTGACAGGCAAATTTATGGGTGATACAATACTACCGCATGACAATTTTCGGCATGCGGCGTTGTTGCGAAAAAAAGAGGTTGACAGGATATGGTTTCGGCTGATTTTAAAGCCGCCCGCAAGGTTGCCGGCGTCAAGCAGGTCGTTAGGGCGATAGAGAAGGGCATGGCGCAAAAGGTGTTTGTAGCCAAAGACGCCGATCGGCGCGTGCTCAAGCCGCTTCTTGAGCTTTGCGGGGAGAATGGCCTTGCGGCGGAAACCGTGGACAGCATGAAAGAATTGGGCAGGCTGTGCGGCATACAGGTAGGCGCGGCCGCCGTGGCTTTTTTGCGCGACCGGTAGTTTTGGTAAGAGTTCCGGGCAAAACGGAATTTTTATAAATTTTAAATCTTTTATTTTGAGGAAGGAGGCGACTTGATGCCTACAATTAATCAGTTGGTGCGCAAGGGCAGGATCGCCGCCGGTAAAAAGTCAGCCGCGCCGGCGCTGAAAAATTGCCCGCAAAAACGCGGCGTATGCACGAGGGTATATACCACGACACCCAAAAAGCCCAACTCCGCTTTGCGCAAAGTGGCGCGCGTGCGCCTGACCAACGGCGTTGAAGTTACGGCCTACATACCCGGCATCGGGCACAACCTGCAAGAACACAGCGTAGTGCTCATTCGGGGCGGCAGGGTTAAAGACCTGCCGGGCGTCCGCTACCATATTATCCGCGGCGCCCTTGACGCGGCCGGAGTGGCCAAGCGCAATCAGGGCCGTTCCAAGTACGGCGCCAAACGTCCGGCGCCGGCCAAAAAGTAATGCCAAAATAAGGAGGGGTGCTTATGCCGAGAAAAGGCCCTGTTGCCAAGCGCGATGTGCTGCCTGATCCAGTATACAGCTCAAAGCTTGTAACAAGATTTATAAATAGAATAATGCTTAGCGGCAAAAAAGGAGTGGCCGAAAGCATTGTATACGACGCTTTTGAAATAATCCGTGCCAAAACGGGCAAAGATCCGCTGGAAGTATTTGACGCCGCGCTGAAAAACGCCATGCCGATCCTCGAAGTCAAGGCCCGCCGGGTAGGCGGCGCCAATTACCAAGTGCCGGTGGAAGTCCGCGCGGACCGCAAACTGACCTTGGGCATCCGCTGGCTGGTCAACTATTCCCGGCTGCGCGGCGAGCGCACCATGCACGAACGGGTGGCCGGAGAGTTGATGGACGCCGCCAACAGTACGGGCGCGTCCGTCAAGAAACGTGAAGATACCCACAAAATGGCGGAAGCCAACAAGGCGTTCGCGCATTATCGCTGGTGACGGCAATGCCTGGTTGCCTAAAGGAAGGTGAAAGCTTTGTCCAGGGAATTTGAGCTGGAAAAAACAAGAAATATTGGCATAATGGCGCATATAGATGCCGGCAAGACCACGACGACCGAACGCATTTTGTTTTATACCGGCCGCATACACAAGACCGGCGAAGTGCACGAAGGCGCCGCCACCATGGACTGGATGGAGCAGGAACAGGAACGGGGCATAACCATAACTTCCGCCGCCACGACCTGCCATTGGAAAAAACATCGTATAAACATCATAGATACGCCAGGGCACGTTGACTTCACGGTGGAAGTGGAACGCTCGCTGAAGGTGCTGGATGGCTCGGTGGCGGTCTTTTGCGCCAAGGGCGGCGTGGAGCCGCAATCGGAAACGGTATGGCGGCAGGCCGACAAATACCGCGTCCCGCGCATGGCGTATGTCAATAAAATGGATGTCAACGGCGCGGACTTTTTCCGCGTGGTAGACATGATGAAAACGCGCCTGGGCGCGAACGCCGTGCCCATACAGATGCCGATTGGCGCGGAGTCGTCCTT contains:
- a CDS encoding glycosyltransferase family 2 protein, encoding MSGCRDGRLVSIVTPARDSGLYIAETIESVLAQTYPAWEMLIVDDGSADDTADIARKYAAADRRVRLIALPANVGAAAARNIGIRAARGRFVAFLDSDDLWLAEKLRAQVKFMTENSVAFSYTSYRRFGAIVGRLVAAPEKTNYKSLLKGNAIACSTVMIDRGAIEDVYMPEKAAHEDYITWLRLLKEGRVAYGLRKYLAMYRERAGSLSGDKLKSARAAWKVYREAENLPFCAAAYYFCHYAAKGFLKHYWPYCP
- a CDS encoding ribosomal L7Ae/L30e/S12e/Gadd45 family protein — its product is MVSADFKAARKVAGVKQVVRAIEKGMAQKVFVAKDADRRVLKPLLELCGENGLAAETVDSMKELGRLCGIQVGAAAVAFLRDR
- the rpsL gene encoding 30S ribosomal protein S12, translated to MPTINQLVRKGRIAAGKKSAAPALKNCPQKRGVCTRVYTTTPKKPNSALRKVARVRLTNGVEVTAYIPGIGHNLQEHSVVLIRGGRVKDLPGVRYHIIRGALDAAGVAKRNQGRSKYGAKRPAPAKK
- the rpsG gene encoding 30S ribosomal protein S7, which encodes MPRKGPVAKRDVLPDPVYSSKLVTRFINRIMLSGKKGVAESIVYDAFEIIRAKTGKDPLEVFDAALKNAMPILEVKARRVGGANYQVPVEVRADRKLTLGIRWLVNYSRLRGERTMHERVAGELMDAANSTGASVKKREDTHKMAEANKAFAHYRW